One genomic window of Parasteatoda tepidariorum isolate YZ-2023 chromosome 9, CAS_Ptep_4.0, whole genome shotgun sequence includes the following:
- the LOC107443963 gene encoding alpha-tocopherol transfer protein-like, whose amino-acid sequence MGSDYDHQMKRKGFFPYQMGHLTDWMVKLAKDELKESEETRSQAISELRKVIAKHKELNVWIDDAYLLQLLRARKFDVKRAGELLLRFYALKRDYPEIYPPEIDLESIKTAQEEASCCGAFPYRDKNGSIILFYSIGKWDPDKIPVPVAISVATFMLLQCIEDPATQVCGLRLIIDAKNVSLKHMRALTPRYLQLFGKGLRNSLPIRFAGIHITNESIFFSYIFNILKLFLSEKIKKRVHFHEKDMKHLQKHIPKEILPSEFDGDNTNYQASEWVKKEMYSYLEKFGELHRKGYL is encoded by the exons ATGGGAAGCGATTACGATCATCAGATGAAGCGGAAGGGATTTTTTCCATACCAAATGGGACATCTGACTGACTGGATGGTAAAATTAGCCAAAGATGAATTGAAGGAATCTGAAGAAACTCGTAGTCAAGCCATATCAGAACTTAGGAAAGTCATAGCCA aacataagGAATTGAATGTTTGGATTGATGATGCTTACCTACTACAACTTTTAAGAGCTAGAAAATTCGATGTGAAGAGAGCTGGGGAACTGTTACTCCGTTTTTACGCTCTTAAAAGAGATTATCCGGAAATCTATCCACCAGAAATAGATCTTGAGAGCATAAAAACCGCACAGGAAGAAGCCTCGTGTTGTGGTGCATTTCCGTATCGAGACAAAAATGGATccattatattgttttatagtaTTG GTAAGTGGGATCCAGATAAAATTCCAGTACCAGTTGCTATTTCAGTAGCTACGTTTATGTTGTTGCAGTGTATAGAAGATCCAGCTACTCAAGTATGTGGTTTACGACTTATAATTGATGCCAAAAACGTCTCTTTAAAACATATGCGTGCATTAACACCAAGATATTTACAGTTATTCGGTAAAGGTCTCaga aattcCTTACCTATCAGGTTTGCGGGGATTCATATAACGAACGAATCAATCTTCTTTTCATAcatattcaacattttaaagttatttctctcagaaaagattaaaaaaagg gTGCATTTTCACGAGAAGGATATGAAGCATCTTCAGAAGCACATTCCAAAAGAAATTTTGCCATCTGAATTTGATGGTGACAATACCAACTACCAAGCAAGTGAATGGGTCAAAAAGGAAATGTATtcgtatttagaaaaatttggaGAACTGCATCGTAAAGGTTATCTTTGA